From one Gossypium hirsutum isolate 1008001.06 chromosome D08, Gossypium_hirsutum_v2.1, whole genome shotgun sequence genomic stretch:
- the LOC107933541 gene encoding RING-H2 finger protein ATL29 has product MSTSSTSNEPSSSSSKYSQPAPIIITIVFLVAVIGFFTAYLCRYFLKNVLAIWNYGRNTSAATAATEGGADMSDGLDPELIQAFPTFYYSSVKDFCPQKYSLECAICLAEFSDGDMLRFLTICCHVFHQECIDHWLESHKTCPVCRQELDVTSKSIVNVSSLQDSVCIEVSEDINNEVNGVEDAQCSLNSKEQHDKKHESIERYLRSHSTGHSITIEEEEDKHTLRLPDNVRIKIVRRHKSEGSYIAFGEFTSCEET; this is encoded by the coding sequence ATGTCGACAAGTTCCACTTCTAATGAACCATCCTCCTCCTCATCAAAGTACAGCCAGCCAGCACCTATaattataacaatagttttcctTGTTGCGGTCATTGGTTTTTTCACAGCATACTTATGTAGGTATTTCCTGAAAAATGTTCTTGCTATCTGGAATTATGGGCGTAACACTTCAGCTGCTACAGCTGCCACAGAAGGTGGTGCAGATATGAGTGATGGTCTTGATCCTGAATTAATACAAGCTTTCCCTACATTTTATTATTCCAGTGTCAAAGACTTTTGTCCCCAAAAGTATAGTCTAGAATGCGCTATTTGCTTGGCAGAGTTTAGTGACGGTGACATGCTTCGATTTTTAACTATTTGTTGCCATGTTTTCCACCAAGAATGCATTGATCATTGGCTTGAATCACATAAAACATGCCCAGTTTGTCGTCAAGAGTTAGATGTGACTAGTAAATCAATAGTAAATGTAAGTTCTCTACAAGATTCTGTTTGCATTGAAGTTTCAGAAGATATAAATAACGAAGTTAATGGTGTAGAAGATGCACAATGCTCTTTGAATTCGAAAGAACAACATGATAAAAAACATGAGAGCATAGAAAGATATTTAAGGTCACATTCAACGGGACATTCCATAACTATAGAAGAAGAGGAGGATAAACATACATTGAGACTGCCTGACAATGTAAGAATAAAGATTGTAAGGCGACATAAATCTGAAGGAAGTTATATTGCTTTTGGTGAATTTACAAGCTGCGAGGAGACATAG
- the LOC107933540 gene encoding protein TORNADO 2, whose protein sequence is MALSNNVIGAINFVAMLLSIPIIGAGIWLANQPDNSCVKILQWPVIVLGVLILVVALAGFIGGFWRIPWLLIAYLVGMLILIILLAFLVVFVYMVTMRGSGHLEPSRAYLEYHLEDFSGWLQRRVRSSFKWERIKICLSSTDICTQLNQTYTMAIDFFNSHLTPIESGCCKPPTECGYTFVNPTNWISPINNIADPDCIQWSNDQTQLCYNCNSCKAGLLANIKQEWRKADIILLITLIALICVYLVGCCAFRNAKTEDIFRKYKQGYT, encoded by the exons atggcACTAAGCAACAATGTCATCGGTGCAATCAACTTCGTTGCTATGCTGCTCTCCATTCCAATCATTGGTGCTGGAATCTGGCTTGCAAATCAACCAGATAATTCTTGTGTCAAGATTTTACAATGGCCTGTTATAGTTTTAGGGGTGTTAATCTTGGTTGTAGCACTAGCAGGCTTCATTGGAGGGTTTTGGCGCATCCCATGGCTCCTTATTGCTTACCTTGTTGGCATGTTGATCCTCATTATATTGCTTGCATTCTTGGTTGTTTTCGTCTACATGGTTACCATGAGAGGTTCAGGCCACCTTGAACCTAGTCGGGCATACTTGGAATATCACCTGGAAGATTTTTCAGGTTGGCTTCAACGAAGAGTTAGAAGTTCTTTCAAGTGGGAAAGGATTAAAATCTGTCTCAGCTCAACAGATATATGTACCCAGCTGAACCAAACTTATACAATGGCCATAGATTTCTTTAATTCCCATCTAACTCCCATAGAG TCTGGATGCTGTAAGCCACCAACTGAATGTGGATACACATTTGTGAATCCAACAAACTGGATCAGTCCCATCAACAACATAGCGGACCCGGACTGCATACAATGGAGTAATGACCAAACGCAGCTGTGCTACAATTGTAATTCATGCAAAGCGGGATTACTTGCAAATATAAAACAAGAATGGAGAAAAGCCGACATAATACTGCTCATAACTCTTATTGCTTTGATATGTGTATATCTAGTAGGGTGTTGTGCATTTAGGAATGCAAAGACTGAGGACATATTTAGGAAGTACAAGCAAGGTTATACGTGA